A portion of the Candidatus Binataceae bacterium genome contains these proteins:
- a CDS encoding DUF4838 domain-containing protein, translating into MGSRMATWADSAREGARVCHAHGGDPLVRRAACALAAGLSAMLGRSVGVEAARGLDPNALLLAPERAARSGAGAGQGGGAPPAPAAGAAALAGESSLGSAAPGAALPSDGFALTRRGGALMLSAASARGALHAAWDLLERLGARFALGQAPEFPRSDAARLEAVEPYSVAPAFARRAFASDIMTWHYGDAARLQTHLEHDREFVAWMAWRGLNAFFYIRHAQDTRLVIHEAAPILAEGGIAVECGGHVLPLLMPRERLETSPKYFPIDEHGRRNPRGNLCASNPAALELVAKRALGYLREHPEMAALHVWGADVHRGAWCRCTGCAALSPQLQYMKVANEIAEAFGRELGAAAPPVTYLAYHDTLEPDPVLRPQANVWFEWAPRERCYAHAIDDPGCDVNPRYFDSLRRYVDLFDGRGQIFEYYADAILFGGVGFATPSVIVRDLRAYHRMGLRSVSCLTFGAFSALAYPVNLETFARAARSLDLDGDAMAERTAGLRHPRCAGAMGQAYRAVARASAMALRHGEVLRPPADAAGAPARRARLLGAAAAMREAVAAAETAMRPEVGAERDLWKYSAEALEGAALWLEARTFGAPERRAAGERAIAKIDGAIRHLRDIDPRLRGSWGVYDLERIREIWLGTLRRRLEA; encoded by the coding sequence ATGGGGAGCAGGATGGCCACGTGGGCCGATAGTGCGCGCGAGGGCGCGCGGGTGTGCCACGCGCACGGCGGCGACCCGCTCGTGCGCCGTGCAGCGTGCGCGCTGGCGGCGGGGCTGTCTGCAATGTTGGGTCGGAGCGTTGGGGTCGAGGCCGCGCGCGGCCTCGACCCCAACGCCCTGCTGCTGGCGCCGGAGCGCGCGGCGCGCTCCGGCGCCGGGGCAGGCCAGGGCGGCGGCGCCCCGCCGGCGCCGGCGGCGGGCGCCGCCGCCCTGGCTGGGGAGTCGTCGCTGGGGAGCGCGGCGCCCGGCGCCGCGCTCCCCAGCGACGGCTTTGCGCTGACGCGCCGCGGCGGCGCGCTGATGCTCAGCGCCGCCTCCGCGCGCGGCGCGCTTCACGCCGCCTGGGATCTGCTCGAGCGCCTCGGCGCGCGCTTCGCGCTCGGCCAGGCGCCCGAGTTTCCGCGAAGCGACGCGGCGCGCCTCGAGGCGGTTGAGCCATACAGCGTTGCGCCGGCGTTCGCGCGCCGCGCCTTCGCCTCCGACATCATGACCTGGCACTACGGCGACGCGGCGCGTTTGCAGACGCATCTCGAACACGACCGCGAGTTCGTCGCGTGGATGGCGTGGCGCGGGCTCAACGCGTTTTTCTACATCCGGCACGCGCAGGACACGCGGTTGGTGATCCATGAAGCCGCCCCGATCCTCGCCGAAGGCGGAATCGCGGTCGAGTGCGGCGGCCACGTTCTGCCGCTGTTGATGCCTCGCGAGCGGTTGGAGACCTCGCCCAAGTATTTTCCGATCGACGAGCACGGGCGGCGTAACCCGCGAGGCAATCTGTGCGCGTCAAACCCCGCGGCGCTTGAGCTCGTGGCTAAGCGCGCGCTCGGCTACCTGCGCGAGCATCCCGAGATGGCAGCGCTACACGTATGGGGTGCGGACGTTCATCGCGGAGCATGGTGCCGATGCACGGGGTGCGCCGCGCTCTCGCCGCAGCTTCAGTACATGAAGGTCGCCAACGAAATCGCGGAGGCGTTCGGGCGCGAATTGGGCGCCGCCGCGCCGCCCGTTACCTATCTCGCCTACCACGACACGCTGGAGCCCGATCCGGTGCTGCGCCCGCAGGCCAATGTTTGGTTCGAATGGGCGCCGCGCGAGCGATGCTACGCGCACGCGATCGACGATCCCGGCTGCGACGTCAATCCGCGCTACTTCGATTCGCTGCGGCGCTACGTCGATCTGTTCGACGGGCGCGGCCAAATCTTCGAATACTACGCCGACGCGATCCTGTTCGGCGGCGTGGGCTTTGCGACCCCGTCGGTCATCGTGCGCGATCTGCGCGCGTACCATCGGATGGGCCTGCGGAGCGTTTCGTGCTTGACCTTCGGCGCATTCAGCGCGCTCGCCTACCCCGTCAATCTCGAGACGTTCGCGCGCGCGGCGCGCTCGCTCGATCTCGACGGCGACGCGATGGCGGAGCGGACAGCCGGGCTGCGTCACCCGCGATGCGCTGGCGCGATGGGCCAAGCGTATCGTGCGGTGGCGCGCGCTTCGGCGATGGCGCTCCGGCACGGCGAAGTTCTGCGTCCGCCGGCTGACGCCGCCGGAGCGCCGGCGCGCCGTGCCCGCCTGCTTGGGGCGGCCGCCGCGATGCGCGAGGCGGTCGCCGCGGCTGAGACGGCGATGCGGCCGGAGGTTGGCGCGGAGCGCGATTTATGGAAATACAGCGCTGAGGCCCTCGAGGGCGCGGCCCTGTGGCTCGAGGCGCGGACGTTCGGCGCGCCGGAGCGCCGTGCCGCCGGCGAGCGCGCGATCGCGAAGATTGACGGCGCGATTCGCCACCTCCGCGACATCGATCCGCGCCTGAGAGGAAGCTGGGGCGTGTACGACCTCGAACGGATCCGCGAGATTTGGCTCGGCACGCTGCGCCGGCGGCTCGAAGCATAA
- a CDS encoding acyl-CoA dehydrogenase family protein, producing the protein MENGERGFELSEELKTLRQQVRRIIRDEIIPIENRLDPDAAEIPEHDYWAIARKTQAAGLWCMGVAQKYGGAGLGTFAMCVLYEEMAQHRMGLYNPGAGVFGRTPPPVIWAGTEEQIQTYAVPAIKNAWYTFFGITEPAGGSDPAGAIQCRAARDGDSYVLNGTKIFTSHAHEAEWGVVFTRTDPTAGRAGITAFIIKKNTPGFTPRPFKVLRTAALPCEVQFEDCRVPLAQRLGPEGGGLSLCLDLLTRLRFPYSACNIGVGVAALEMAVKHAKQRKTFGELLARRQAIQWMLADSEVELRAARWLTWDGAWKADRGEDARMEASIAKLYSSEVLGRVVDRAVQIHGGYGVSKEFPLERWYREARIRRIGEGPSEVHRMVIARNLLR; encoded by the coding sequence ATGGAGAACGGCGAGCGCGGGTTTGAACTGTCAGAGGAGCTGAAGACGCTGCGCCAACAGGTGCGGCGCATCATCCGCGACGAGATCATCCCGATCGAGAATCGGCTCGATCCCGACGCGGCCGAAATTCCCGAGCACGACTACTGGGCGATCGCGCGCAAGACCCAGGCCGCCGGCCTGTGGTGCATGGGCGTGGCGCAGAAGTACGGGGGCGCCGGGCTCGGCACCTTCGCGATGTGTGTGCTGTACGAGGAGATGGCGCAGCATCGCATGGGTCTGTACAACCCGGGCGCGGGCGTCTTCGGCCGCACCCCGCCACCGGTCATTTGGGCCGGCACCGAGGAGCAGATCCAGACCTACGCGGTCCCGGCGATCAAGAACGCCTGGTACACCTTCTTCGGCATCACCGAGCCGGCCGGCGGCTCCGACCCGGCTGGCGCGATCCAGTGCCGCGCCGCGCGCGACGGCGACAGCTACGTGCTCAACGGCACCAAGATCTTTACCTCGCACGCGCACGAGGCCGAATGGGGCGTGGTCTTCACGCGTACCGATCCCACCGCCGGCCGCGCCGGCATCACCGCGTTCATTATCAAAAAGAACACGCCCGGGTTCACGCCGCGCCCGTTCAAGGTCCTGCGTACGGCGGCGCTGCCGTGCGAGGTCCAGTTCGAGGATTGCCGCGTGCCGCTCGCGCAGCGGCTCGGCCCCGAGGGCGGCGGGCTCTCGCTCTGCCTCGACCTGCTCACGCGCCTGCGCTTTCCGTACTCGGCCTGCAACATCGGCGTCGGCGTCGCCGCACTGGAGATGGCGGTCAAGCATGCCAAGCAGCGCAAAACGTTCGGCGAGCTGCTGGCACGCCGCCAGGCGATCCAGTGGATGCTCGCCGACTCGGAGGTCGAGCTGCGCGCGGCGCGCTGGCTGACGTGGGACGGCGCGTGGAAAGCCGACCGCGGCGAGGACGCGCGGATGGAGGCGTCGATCGCCAAGCTCTACTCGAGCGAGGTGCTCGGCCGCGTGGTCGATCGCGCCGTGCAGATCCACGGCGGCTACGGCGTGAGCAAGGAGTTTCCGCTCGAGCGATGGTACCGCGAGGCGCGCATCCGCCGCATCGGCGAGGGCCCCTCCGAAGTCCATCGGATGGTGATCGCGCGCAACCTTTTGCGTTGA
- a CDS encoding P-loop NTPase has translation MPTPNEILVQLKRVKYPGFTRDIVSFGMVKDIEIAHKGVTVSLSAPSTKPEVAAQIVEDVRRTVAAIPGVPAVEVRMEQAPATPRMAPGSSRRLVPGVRHVVAVASGKGGVGKSTVAVNLALAMAAAGWRVGLMDADVYGPSVAMMVGAERQVRLTPERRIVPLERYGIRYISMALFVEDEAAVIWRGPMITKLESEFLFNVEWGELDCLVLDLPPGTGDAQLTITQRVALAGGIVVTTPQDIALLDVRRGVAMFQQVDVPVLGVIENMSYHLCGKCGARHEIFAHGGGARLARELGVPFLGELPLVRELREGGDYARPLVAVRPDHPVSAVFDSIAREIIAELEQKTN, from the coding sequence ATGCCCACGCCCAACGAAATTCTGGTCCAACTCAAGAGGGTCAAATACCCCGGCTTCACCCGCGATATCGTCTCCTTCGGCATGGTCAAGGATATCGAGATCGCGCACAAGGGCGTGACCGTGTCGCTCAGCGCGCCCAGCACCAAGCCCGAGGTCGCCGCGCAAATCGTCGAAGACGTCCGCCGTACGGTTGCCGCCATTCCCGGAGTGCCTGCGGTTGAGGTCCGGATGGAGCAGGCGCCAGCAACGCCGCGGATGGCCCCGGGGTCGAGCCGCCGGCTCGTGCCTGGCGTGCGCCACGTCGTCGCGGTGGCGAGCGGCAAGGGCGGCGTCGGCAAATCGACGGTCGCGGTCAACCTGGCGCTGGCGATGGCGGCGGCGGGATGGCGCGTTGGACTGATGGACGCCGACGTGTACGGGCCGAGCGTGGCGATGATGGTCGGGGCGGAGCGCCAGGTTCGGCTCACTCCCGAGCGGCGCATCGTGCCGCTCGAACGCTACGGCATCCGTTACATCTCGATGGCGCTGTTCGTGGAGGACGAGGCCGCGGTCATCTGGCGCGGCCCGATGATCACCAAGCTGGAGAGCGAGTTCCTGTTCAACGTGGAGTGGGGCGAGCTCGACTGCCTGGTGCTCGACCTGCCGCCGGGGACCGGCGACGCCCAGCTCACCATCACGCAGCGCGTCGCGCTCGCGGGCGGGATCGTCGTCACCACGCCGCAGGACATCGCGCTGCTCGACGTGCGGCGCGGAGTCGCGATGTTCCAGCAGGTGGACGTGCCGGTGCTGGGCGTGATCGAAAACATGAGCTATCACCTGTGCGGCAAGTGCGGGGCGCGCCACGAGATCTTCGCCCACGGCGGCGGCGCGCGGCTGGCGCGCGAGCTCGGGGTGCCGTTTTTGGGCGAGCTTCCGCTCGTGCGCGAGCTGCGCGAAGGCGGCGACTACGCGCGTCCGCTGGTCGCCGTGCGTCCGGACCATCCGGTGAGCGCCGTCTTCGACTCGATCGCGCGCGAGATCATCGCGGAGCTGGAGCAGAAGACGAATTGA